The following DNA comes from Deinococcus betulae.
GCCCTGGCGCACCACCCGCAGCACGGGCGAATAGACGAAGCGCAGGGTGTTGACGGGGCCGCTGGTCTCGGCGCCTCGGTTGGCCCATTCGAGGAAGTTGTCAAAGATTTCCAGCAGGAAACTGACAGGGCCGCTGCTCGTACCGCCTGAACCCCGAATGGGCGCACCTTCGGGACGCATGGTGCTGAGGTCAATGCGGGGTTCCAGGCCCAGTTTGGCGTCTTCGGCAACCTTGCGCGCGGCGTCTACAATGCCACCCATGTCGTCAGGGACGGTTTGGACGCCCTCGGGCAGGGTTGCCACCACCGACACACCATTGGCGCGGGCGAGCGCCACCACGTCAGGCCGGATGACCTGCCCGTACACCACGCGTGTCCAGTTGCGCACGGCCACCGGCTGCTTGTCGCCGTCGGGCTGGGTGGGGGGGCGCATCAGCCCTTCGATGAAATCCCTCACATCGGCGTGTGTCGCGCTCATGTAAGCCCAGCCGCGCACGCCCGCATCGGGGCGGCTGCCCTGGGCGCGGGGGGTGTACACGTCCAGATTGACGCCGTTGCCGCCGCCCACTTTGGTCACCAGCGCGAGCTTCTTGGCGACTTCCATGACTCCTTCAAAGCTGGCAGGGGCGTGCTCGGTGGCCCCCTGCACAAAGCAGTTCAGCACGTTGCCGTGCGCGGTGCCGGCACCGGCCAGCACGCGGCCGCCGGGGCAGAACTTCTTCTCGGCCATCAGGTCGTAGTACTGCTGGGCCCAGTGGGGCCGCACGTCGGGCGCCTCGGCCCCCGCCACCCAGTTGGCAATACGGCGGAACATCCCGCCCAGGTCGCCGTCGCCCGGTTGCAGGTACTGCCGCCCGGCGATGTGGTGGGCGTTCTCGTCAAAATTGGTCAGAGGCTGGGCGCTTTGGGTGGTCATAGGACAGCTCCTTGGGGGGACTTCAGGCAACGCAAGAGACACGCCGCCGGACGTTTGGCGGAATGTGTCATAGCCTGAACCCTTTCTTTTCGCTGCGCGGACTGTAACACGCAGGGCACAGCCAAGGTACTACATGTTGTGCCGTGCATGCTGACTGCCCCAAGATGCAGCACTCTCTAGGTGGTTTTTCTAGTGTCTCAGACGGTCAAAAGGCGCCCTAGCTATTGAGAGTTGGGCCACCTCTATGCAGGCTGCCCAGTCTAGAGGAGCCCAGGTTTAGTGGCGCTCGGGTTTGGCCTCGCGTTCCATAAGTTGCGCCACGCCCTGCTGCGGGCTCCAGTCGCCGCGCGTCACCTGCGCCACCGCCTGCACGATGGGCAGGTCCTGGCCGTGCGCGGCGGCCCAGGCGCTCAGCAGGCCAGCGGTGCGCAGGCCCTCCACGACCTTCCCACCCTGGCCAGGATGCTCGCCGCGCGCCAGCGCTTCGCCGGCGGCGCGGTTGCGGCTGTGGCGACTGGTGGCCGTGGCGACCAGGTCGCCCAGCCCGCTCAGGCCATACACCGTGTCCTCGTGCGCCCCGCAGGACTGAAGGTAACGGCTCATTTCGCGCAGGCCGCGCGTAATCAGGGCGGCTTTGGCGTTGTCACCGAGGCTCAGGCCGTCCACCAGACCGGCAGCTACCGCCATGACGTTTTTCACCACGCCGCCCAGCTCCACGCCGGTTTCGTCCTCGCTGGTGTACACACGCAGGGCCGGGGTCATCAGGGCCCCCTGGACCGTGCGGGCAAAGCCGGCGTCGCGGCTGGCCACCACTGTGGCGGCGGGCAGACCGCGCCCCACTTCCTCGGCGTGGTTGGGACCACTGAGGACCGCCACGCGCGCGAAGCCCAACTGCCGGGCCAGCACCGTGAGCTGTCCGCCGTCGGGCGCCAGGCCCTTGGCGCACAGCACCAGACCCAAAGTTCGGGGCAGAGCCGCCAGCAGTTCCGGCACGCCCACGCTGGGCACCACCACCAGCGCGAACGGCGCGTCCTGGATGGCTTCCCCCAGATGCGCTGTGACGCCGAGGCCTGGGGGCAACGACACCCCCGGCAAATATTCAGCGTTGACCCGTTCGCTCTGCAGCGTCTGGGCAAATTGGGCGCGGCGTGCCCACAGCGTCACGGGACCGTTGCGTGCGGCATTGACGGCCAGGGCCGTGCCCCACCCTCCGGCGCCCAGGACCGGCAAAGGCGTCATGCACCCGCCCCACTCGGCGCCCAGGCAAAGACCCACACGCGCGGCGCGTCGGGGGCTGGGGGGGCGTAGTCCGGGTATTCCACAATTTCCCAGCGGGCAAAACCAGCCGCTTTTAGCAGCGGTTCCAGATCAGCGGGGTCATAGCCGCGTTCGCGGTGGGTCTCGATAAATTCCTCTCCCTCGACGCGGCACAGCGCCTGCACCACGCCCAACCCCGAGTCCGGCTCGAAGTGGTGAGACCAGTGGTAATGCACCTCGGCGCCGCCCGGCATGGGCGCCAGGCCCTCGATAGCGTCTCCCTCCCACAGCTCCTGCACACCCAGGCGCGTGTTGACGTCGAAGGCAAAGAGGCCGCCGGGCCGCAGGTGAGCGCGGGCCTGGGTCAGGGCCGCCCCCAGGTTGCCTGGGGTCAGGAGGTTGTTCAGGCTGTCAAAGACGCAGGTTACGAGGTCAAACCGTTCGGGCAGGGCAAAGCTCCGCAGGTCGCCTTGAACGAAGGGCACGCCGGGCAAGCGGTGCCGGGCCTCGGCCAGCATCGCCTCGCTGAAATCTAGACCTGTGACCGCCCAGCCAGCCGACTGCAATTCGCGGGTAAAACCGCCTGTGCCGCAGGCCAGATCCAGTGCGGTGCCGGGATGAGTCAGTCCGCCGTCGCGGGCATATGACAGCACGAAATCGGCCCAGTGGTCATATTCCACGTCGGCCATGATGGCGTCGTAGACCGCGGCCAGGGCTGTAAACGGCTCCCGTTGCATGAACGGAAGTATAAAGCCCGTCTCCGTACCCTCTGGCGCAGCCCGCACGAGGATCTGCTCCCGCTAGCACTTCAGGCGGTGAACTTCTGGTGAGGTAAGCAGCAAGAGAACTGGGTTGGGCCTGGCTGTGTGGGTCGTCTACGCTCAGCGGGCACCCCACCTTTGCTCTGGAGGACTGTCCAT
Coding sequences within:
- a CDS encoding class I SAM-dependent DNA methyltransferase; amino-acid sequence: MQREPFTALAAVYDAIMADVEYDHWADFVLSYARDGGLTHPGTALDLACGTGGFTRELQSAGWAVTGLDFSEAMLAEARHRLPGVPFVQGDLRSFALPERFDLVTCVFDSLNNLLTPGNLGAALTQARAHLRPGGLFAFDVNTRLGVQELWEGDAIEGLAPMPGGAEVHYHWSHHFEPDSGLGVVQALCRVEGEEFIETHRERGYDPADLEPLLKAAGFARWEIVEYPDYAPPAPDAPRVWVFAWAPSGAGA
- a CDS encoding NAD(P)H-dependent glycerol-3-phosphate dehydrogenase; the protein is MTPLPVLGAGGWGTALAVNAARNGPVTLWARRAQFAQTLQSERVNAEYLPGVSLPPGLGVTAHLGEAIQDAPFALVVVPSVGVPELLAALPRTLGLVLCAKGLAPDGGQLTVLARQLGFARVAVLSGPNHAEEVGRGLPAATVVASRDAGFARTVQGALMTPALRVYTSEDETGVELGGVVKNVMAVAAGLVDGLSLGDNAKAALITRGLREMSRYLQSCGAHEDTVYGLSGLGDLVATATSRHSRNRAAGEALARGEHPGQGGKVVEGLRTAGLLSAWAAAHGQDLPIVQAVAQVTRGDWSPQQGVAQLMEREAKPERH